The Phycisphaerae bacterium genome includes a window with the following:
- a CDS encoding NUDIX domain-containing protein, with translation MNDPADGVRHGVVAVIERDGRWLMIRRGEGVIAPGYWCFPGGGIEAGETPELALVREIREEIGMDVRPERVIFRWQRPDGKLMLEWWRASFSDERQEPRLSPDEVAEIRWVTLAELKTLRPALESNHIFLEHFEKVHKRRSRG, from the coding sequence ATGAATGATCCCGCGGATGGTGTTCGGCACGGCGTGGTGGCGGTCATCGAGCGTGACGGCCGGTGGTTGATGATTCGGCGCGGCGAGGGGGTCATTGCGCCGGGGTACTGGTGTTTTCCAGGCGGGGGCATCGAGGCGGGCGAGACGCCCGAGTTGGCGCTCGTTCGCGAGATTCGCGAGGAGATCGGGATGGACGTGCGGCCGGAGCGGGTGATCTTCAGGTGGCAGCGTCCGGACGGCAAGCTGATGCTGGAATGGTGGCGGGCGTCGTTCTCCGACGAGCGGCAGGAGCCACGACTGTCACCGGATGAGGTGGCCGAGATACGATGGGTCACGCTCGCGGAATTGAAGACTCTGCGGCCGGCGCTGGAGAGCAATCACATCTTCCTCGAGCATTTCGAGAAGGTACACAAAAGACGATCGAGGGGATAA
- a CDS encoding cation:proton antiporter yields the protein MAVTNGDLMLRTMVAAFAAGIMLIVVSRRFQLPAIVLLLLGGYACGPQILGIVRPDSLGGGLVVIVELAVGLILFDGGLTLDVQGYRLASGPIRRLLTVGVVVTWLGTAVAIGVIFPDLPMSMALLAGSLVIVTGPTVIGPLLKRTKVNARLNHILHWESVLIDPIGVFVAILCFEWISGMEGGTAIAHFGMRVFWGLLVGIGGGLLVHRLLHGGFVPEELANISVLAMAVLIFGLGEVVLSKSGLLSVTSAGFVIGLKNPPELKQIRRFKAEIADLAIGILFILLAARLRSEQFLAFGAGGALLVAIVMFIIRPLNVVVSTVGYNVPWKEQLFLSWIAPRGIVAASMASLVSLQLADAFPGSAAFVETFVYSVIVGTVVLQGLTAGLVADVLKVRAPAPTGWMIVGAHRLGQEVARFVSETARARAILVDTNAKMVSEARQEGLQAIVADARDLDLIERDEFQGIGNLVALTDNEDLNMLLCQRWSEAFGRSRVFFWSPSADRRPVERAGQAVWSRLPKPSILSAELARNEAAAVLDTSSDPGRLSQGTPIAAFYKNQVNLTPADSSPAVATESYPLLVLRREADYLRRGLRPELAVRLEISEQKALFEDLVSRIVEVEPKVPRDAMLKELIDREQVWPTALGHGIAVPHAYCRALTSRICAVAQVPGGVDFKAPDGEKVRLVFLLLSPQGDPEGHLATMAEIARLVGDPEVRDSLLSAQGPEDLLARLRTAAPA from the coding sequence ATGGCTGTTACCAATGGCGACCTGATGCTTCGGACCATGGTTGCCGCCTTCGCGGCCGGCATCATGCTGATCGTCGTTTCGCGCCGATTTCAGTTGCCCGCGATTGTTCTGCTGCTGTTGGGCGGATACGCGTGCGGCCCGCAGATACTGGGCATCGTACGGCCGGACTCGCTCGGAGGCGGGCTGGTCGTCATTGTCGAGCTGGCCGTGGGGCTGATCCTGTTCGACGGCGGCCTGACGCTGGACGTTCAAGGTTACCGGCTGGCCTCCGGGCCCATTCGGCGTCTGCTGACGGTTGGCGTCGTTGTCACTTGGCTGGGAACGGCGGTGGCCATCGGCGTTATCTTCCCGGACCTGCCCATGTCGATGGCCCTCCTGGCGGGCAGCCTGGTGATCGTCACCGGTCCGACGGTGATCGGGCCGCTGCTCAAGCGAACCAAGGTCAACGCCCGGCTCAACCATATCCTCCATTGGGAGAGCGTGCTGATCGATCCGATCGGCGTCTTCGTGGCGATTCTGTGCTTTGAGTGGATCAGTGGAATGGAGGGTGGTACCGCCATCGCACATTTCGGCATGCGCGTGTTCTGGGGGCTGCTCGTGGGGATTGGCGGCGGCCTGCTGGTACACCGGCTGCTTCATGGCGGGTTTGTCCCTGAGGAGTTGGCCAACATCTCGGTGCTGGCGATGGCCGTTCTGATCTTCGGCCTGGGCGAGGTGGTCCTGTCCAAATCGGGCCTGCTCTCCGTGACGTCGGCCGGGTTTGTGATCGGGCTCAAGAACCCGCCCGAATTGAAGCAGATCCGCCGGTTCAAGGCCGAGATCGCGGACCTGGCCATCGGGATCCTGTTCATCCTTCTGGCCGCGCGGCTCAGGAGCGAGCAGTTCCTCGCCTTCGGGGCCGGCGGCGCGCTGCTGGTGGCGATCGTCATGTTCATTATTCGTCCGCTGAATGTGGTGGTTTCGACCGTCGGCTACAACGTGCCGTGGAAAGAGCAGCTTTTCTTGTCATGGATCGCCCCAAGGGGCATTGTCGCGGCGTCAATGGCGTCGCTCGTCTCCCTGCAGCTTGCCGACGCATTCCCGGGATCAGCAGCGTTCGTCGAGACATTTGTTTACTCGGTGATTGTAGGCACGGTCGTTCTGCAAGGACTCACCGCCGGGCTGGTGGCTGACGTGCTCAAGGTGAGGGCTCCCGCCCCGACCGGCTGGATGATCGTCGGGGCGCATCGGCTGGGTCAGGAGGTGGCTCGTTTTGTCAGCGAAACAGCACGTGCGCGCGCGATCCTGGTAGACACCAACGCCAAGATGGTCTCCGAGGCCCGGCAAGAGGGCCTGCAGGCGATCGTCGCGGACGCTCGCGATCTGGATCTCATCGAGCGGGACGAGTTTCAGGGGATCGGCAATTTGGTGGCCCTCACCGACAACGAAGACCTCAACATGCTGCTCTGCCAGCGGTGGTCAGAAGCGTTCGGGCGGTCTCGCGTCTTCTTCTGGTCGCCCAGCGCGGATCGTCGCCCGGTCGAGCGGGCGGGACAGGCGGTGTGGTCGCGATTGCCCAAGCCGTCCATCCTGAGCGCGGAGCTGGCCCGCAACGAGGCCGCGGCGGTGTTGGACACGTCCTCGGACCCCGGCCGTCTTTCGCAAGGAACGCCCATCGCGGCGTTCTACAAGAACCAGGTAAACCTGACGCCGGCGGATTCTTCACCCGCGGTCGCCACGGAGTCCTATCCGCTGCTTGTGCTGCGGCGCGAGGCGGATTATCTGCGCAGGGGGCTGCGGCCCGAGCTGGCGGTTCGATTGGAGATCTCGGAGCAGAAGGCGCTGTTCGAGGATTTGGTTTCGCGAATTGTCGAGGTCGAGCCGAAGGTACCTCGCGACGCCATGTTGAAGGAACTGATCGACCGCGAGCAGGTCTGGCCGACGGCTCTGGGGCACGGCATTGCCGTTCCGCACGCCTATTGCCGGGCGCTGACCAGTCGCATCTGCGCGGTGGCCCAGGTTCCCGGGGGCGTCGATTTCAAGGCGCCGGACGGCGAGAAGGTGCGCTTGGTCTTTCTGTTGCTCAGTCCGCAGGGTGATCCTGAAGGGCACCTGGCCACGATGGCCGAGATCGCTCGCTTGGTAGGCGACCCGGAGGTGAGAGACTCACTGCTGTCGGCCCAGGGCCCCGAGGATCTGCTGGCAAGGCTGCGAACGGCGGCACCGGCGTGA
- a CDS encoding MarR family transcriptional regulator translates to MSKDIWAAQNKSKTKDQTELTETEFLTLDLLADRQPQTVGDLQKQIGILPTQMSRVIRALESKSDGPLIRCQINQQDKRKVDVELTEAGRQAHQAYRQFKLGSIQRLLTGLSEQDRLELVRILRLVRQEARKVLSQK, encoded by the coding sequence ATGTCGAAGGACATCTGGGCGGCCCAGAACAAGTCAAAGACAAAGGATCAGACGGAGTTGACGGAGACGGAGTTCCTCACACTGGATCTCTTGGCCGACCGGCAACCGCAAACCGTGGGCGATCTTCAGAAACAGATCGGCATACTCCCCACCCAGATGTCCCGAGTCATCCGTGCGCTGGAGAGTAAGAGCGACGGGCCACTGATCAGGTGCCAGATTAACCAGCAAGACAAGCGGAAAGTGGACGTGGAACTGACCGAGGCGGGCCGCCAAGCCCACCAAGCGTACCGGCAATTCAAGCTGGGTAGCATCCAGCGCTTGCTCACGGGTTTGAGCGAGCAGGACCGCTTAGAACTTGTGCGGATTCTCCGTCTGGTGCGGCAAGAAGCCCGTAAAGTCTTGTCCCAAAAGTAG
- a CDS encoding HAD family hydrolase gives MAAVVFDLDGTLTVPYFDFDAIRREIGLPTQPRTPILEAMETMTPEQRKRCEAILIKHEEKAAHESQLWDDTRAVLDAIRRAGIPLGVLTRNSRRSVDIVLAKHGISFDCIHTREDGPIKPSPEPVLSICRKLAVDPAATWVVGDYLFDLMSGNAAGATTVLMDGNGQSPDFADQADHVIHRLSELLPLLSLDS, from the coding sequence GTGGCCGCCGTCGTCTTCGACCTCGACGGCACGCTCACCGTGCCGTATTTCGACTTCGACGCGATCCGGCGGGAAATCGGCCTGCCGACCCAACCTCGCACGCCCATCCTCGAGGCGATGGAGACCATGACCCCCGAGCAGCGCAAACGCTGCGAGGCTATCCTCATCAAGCATGAGGAGAAGGCCGCCCACGAAAGCCAGCTCTGGGACGACACGCGGGCGGTGCTCGATGCGATCCGCCGTGCGGGCATTCCGCTCGGCGTGCTGACCCGCAACAGCCGCCGATCGGTGGATATCGTGCTGGCCAAGCACGGCATCAGCTTCGACTGCATCCATACTCGCGAGGACGGGCCGATCAAGCCCTCGCCGGAGCCTGTTCTATCCATCTGCCGAAAGCTGGCGGTCGACCCGGCCGCAACCTGGGTGGTCGGCGACTATCTGTTCGACCTGATGTCGGGCAACGCCGCGGGCGCGACCACCGTGCTGATGGACGGCAACGGCCAATCGCCCGATTTCGCCGACCAGGCCGACCACGTCATCCACCGGCTGAGCGAATTGCTGCCGCTGCTGTCGTTGGATTCGTAA
- a CDS encoding Nif3-like dinuclear metal center hexameric protein yields MTAKGGKRVTVGAVAAAMDRIAPPALAQSWDNVGLLVGDRRAVCRRVLLCIDLTPAVLREAVASRCEMIMSYHPPLFKPVKRIVADSDGTEAIVHEAIRRGIAIYSPHTALDAAEGGVNDVLAGLCGLTDVGPFEYVSVGRREYKVVTFVPFAQLEEVAAAMFAAGAGRIGDYEQCSYRLRGEGTFFGTESTNPQVGRKGRLERVAETRIEMIAPERCLPEVIAALRHAHPYEEPAFDIYPLTPEPTGGIGRVGTLPKGTTLAGLAKSLKRATRSRVLMTVGERNTKLRRAAVCGGSAGRMPLEMPRASACDVIVTGEIRHHDALSILRAGKTAIALGHWESERPVLAPLGKRLKKLVGSIDIRMSRKDAPPFQTA; encoded by the coding sequence ATGACGGCAAAAGGCGGCAAGCGCGTGACCGTGGGAGCCGTGGCTGCGGCGATGGATCGGATCGCACCACCCGCGCTGGCTCAGTCGTGGGACAACGTCGGGCTGCTGGTTGGTGATCGGAGAGCGGTGTGCAGACGCGTGCTGCTGTGCATCGACCTGACGCCGGCGGTGCTGCGCGAGGCGGTCGCGTCGCGGTGCGAGATGATCATGAGTTATCACCCGCCGCTGTTCAAGCCGGTCAAACGAATTGTGGCGGACAGCGATGGGACGGAAGCGATCGTACACGAGGCAATTAGACGCGGGATTGCGATCTACTCGCCGCACACGGCTCTCGATGCCGCCGAGGGCGGAGTCAACGATGTGCTCGCGGGTCTGTGTGGGCTGACGGATGTCGGGCCGTTCGAGTATGTGTCCGTCGGGCGGCGCGAGTACAAGGTGGTGACGTTTGTGCCTTTCGCCCAACTCGAAGAAGTGGCCGCGGCCATGTTCGCAGCGGGCGCGGGTCGCATTGGCGATTACGAGCAGTGCAGCTACCGCCTGCGCGGCGAGGGCACATTCTTCGGGACCGAAAGCACCAACCCGCAGGTCGGCCGCAAGGGCCGGCTTGAGCGCGTGGCCGAGACGCGAATTGAGATGATCGCGCCGGAGCGCTGTCTGCCCGAAGTGATCGCGGCATTGCGACATGCACATCCTTACGAGGAGCCGGCCTTTGACATCTACCCGCTGACGCCCGAGCCGACGGGCGGGATCGGCCGTGTCGGCACTCTGCCGAAGGGCACTACGTTGGCCGGCTTGGCGAAATCACTGAAGCGCGCGACGAGGTCGCGAGTGCTGATGACCGTCGGCGAGCGAAATACGAAGCTGCGCCGCGCGGCCGTCTGCGGCGGCTCGGCCGGGCGCATGCCGCTGGAGATGCCGCGGGCGTCCGCCTGCGACGTCATCGTCACCGGCGAGATCCGCCACCACGACGCCCTGTCGATCCTCCGCGCGGGCAAGACGGCCATCGCCCTGGGCCACTGGGAAAGCGAACGCCCGGTCCTGGCCCCGCTGGGCAAGCGATTGAAGAAGCTGGTTGGCTCGATCGATATTCGCATGAGTCGCAAGGATGCGCCGCCGTTCCAGACCGCCTGA
- the gyrB gene encoding DNA topoisomerase (ATP-hydrolyzing) subunit B codes for MTEAASEAQGVPTGEPAEQSATPTESRYDESSIRVMEGLEAVRKRPAMYIGDTGITGLHHLIYEAVDNAIDEAMAGYCTEIAVTLGADGSCAVRDNGRGIPVGPMTHPDPKINGKPAVEVCMTVLHAGGKFDRRSYKVSGGLHGVGISVVNALSEWLRVQVRQGGNVYEMGFERGVTTSPLKIIGHAVDTGTVVKFKPDAQIFPDHDFRYETLRSRLRELAYLNEGVRITLTDERTGKSEVYHFADGLREFVAHLNEGKEPIHKDIILMRAQDQEQRLVVEIAMQWNDGYNENVSCFANNIRNIDGGTHLSGFRAALTRTLNYYAKKENLVKGDLVTTGEDFREGLTAIVAVKVPEPQFEAQTKVRLMNPEVETFVTQVVNSQLSTFLEENPADARRIVLKGIQAAQAREAARKARELTRKSALSSGGLPSKLWDCRVKDADTAELFIVEGQSAGGSAKTGRDSEFQAILPLKGKILNVEKARIDKMLSHEEIKTLILALGCGIGEDEFDISKRRYGKVVLMCDADVDGSHIRTLLLTFLFRHMRPLIEGGYVYVAQPPLFLLKKGKKSEYVLNDAVLSRKLKEWGTEDTTLVVRAADGTEREIAGPELAELYTLLERIDAQRRILERRGIDQRELLTRHVDEQGRLPAYRAVVYRPGDPEPATYFGYSDEEFQAFCEQERQRLGEVEVVEAGAGMIPPKNNGNMAHRIIRSDLSECAVLEEAMRKLGAFGLSMDDYYAERVEHVDGTVDPARFVLKHGGQVVREVDGLRHLVEAIRQVGSTGVEVKRFKGLGEMNGEELWETTMDPERRSMLKVVISDEPDDPEQLALDAREADRMFSILMGDNVELRRQYIEANAAHVKNLDI; via the coding sequence ATGACCGAGGCCGCCAGTGAGGCACAGGGAGTTCCAACGGGGGAGCCGGCTGAGCAATCGGCAACGCCGACGGAGAGCAGATACGACGAGTCAAGCATCCGTGTGATGGAGGGACTTGAGGCGGTGCGCAAGCGCCCGGCGATGTACATCGGCGACACGGGCATCACGGGCTTGCACCATCTGATCTATGAGGCAGTAGACAACGCGATTGACGAAGCGATGGCCGGCTACTGCACAGAGATCGCCGTGACGCTGGGAGCGGACGGCAGTTGCGCGGTGCGCGACAACGGGCGCGGCATCCCGGTCGGCCCGATGACCCACCCCGACCCGAAGATCAACGGCAAGCCCGCAGTCGAGGTGTGCATGACCGTACTCCATGCCGGCGGGAAGTTCGACCGGCGAAGCTACAAGGTCTCGGGAGGGCTCCACGGCGTAGGCATCAGTGTGGTCAATGCGCTGTCTGAGTGGCTTCGCGTCCAGGTGCGGCAAGGTGGGAACGTCTATGAGATGGGGTTTGAGCGAGGAGTAACGACGTCGCCCCTCAAGATCATCGGCCATGCGGTCGACACCGGCACGGTCGTGAAGTTCAAGCCTGATGCACAGATCTTTCCTGACCACGATTTCCGTTATGAAACACTTCGATCGCGACTGCGAGAACTCGCGTACCTTAACGAGGGAGTGAGGATCACCCTTACCGACGAGCGGACCGGGAAATCGGAAGTGTATCATTTTGCTGATGGTCTGCGCGAGTTTGTGGCGCACCTCAACGAAGGAAAGGAGCCGATCCACAAAGACATCATCCTGATGCGCGCCCAGGACCAAGAGCAGCGCCTCGTCGTCGAGATCGCCATGCAGTGGAACGACGGCTACAACGAGAACGTCTCGTGTTTCGCGAATAACATCCGCAACATCGACGGCGGAACGCACCTGTCGGGCTTCCGTGCGGCGCTGACGCGAACTTTGAACTATTACGCAAAAAAAGAGAACCTCGTGAAAGGCGACCTCGTAACGACCGGAGAGGACTTTCGGGAAGGGTTAACCGCGATCGTGGCGGTGAAGGTGCCCGAACCGCAGTTTGAGGCCCAGACGAAGGTCCGGCTGATGAATCCGGAGGTCGAGACCTTTGTGACCCAGGTGGTCAACTCGCAACTCTCGACGTTCCTGGAGGAGAACCCTGCCGACGCAAGGCGGATTGTGCTGAAGGGCATCCAGGCTGCTCAAGCCCGGGAGGCGGCTCGGAAAGCCCGGGAGCTGACTCGCAAGAGCGCCCTCTCCAGCGGCGGGCTGCCGAGCAAGCTCTGGGACTGCCGGGTGAAGGACGCTGATACGGCCGAGTTGTTCATCGTTGAGGGCCAAAGTGCCGGAGGCAGCGCCAAGACCGGCCGTGACAGCGAGTTCCAGGCGATTTTACCGCTGAAAGGCAAAATACTCAACGTGGAGAAAGCCCGAATTGACAAGATGCTCAGTCACGAGGAGATCAAGACGCTGATCCTCGCCCTGGGTTGCGGCATCGGGGAAGACGAGTTCGATATCAGCAAACGGCGATACGGCAAGGTTGTCCTGATGTGCGATGCCGACGTCGACGGGAGCCATATTCGTACTCTGCTGTTGACCTTCCTGTTTCGCCACATGCGGCCGCTGATCGAAGGTGGATACGTCTACGTCGCCCAACCGCCGTTGTTCCTGCTGAAGAAGGGCAAGAAGAGCGAGTACGTCCTGAACGATGCCGTGCTCAGCCGAAAGCTTAAGGAATGGGGGACTGAGGACACAACGCTGGTGGTGCGGGCCGCCGACGGCACGGAGCGGGAGATCGCCGGGCCGGAGCTGGCGGAGCTCTATACGCTGCTTGAGCGAATCGATGCGCAACGGCGCATCCTCGAGCGCCGGGGAATCGATCAGCGAGAGTTGCTTACGCGACACGTCGATGAACAGGGGCGCTTGCCGGCCTATCGAGCGGTGGTCTACAGGCCGGGCGATCCGGAGCCCGCCACTTACTTCGGTTACAGCGACGAGGAGTTCCAGGCATTCTGTGAACAGGAGCGACAGCGGCTCGGCGAGGTTGAGGTGGTGGAGGCCGGCGCGGGTATGATTCCGCCGAAGAACAACGGCAACATGGCTCACCGGATTATTCGCTCCGATCTGAGCGAGTGTGCGGTTCTCGAGGAGGCGATGCGCAAGCTCGGGGCATTCGGCCTGAGCATGGATGATTACTACGCCGAGCGGGTGGAGCACGTCGACGGCACGGTGGATCCCGCGAGATTCGTGCTCAAGCACGGCGGCCAGGTTGTCCGGGAGGTAGACGGGCTGCGACACCTTGTTGAAGCCATCCGCCAAGTGGGTAGCACGGGAGTGGAGGTGAAACGGTTCAAGGGTCTTGGCGAAATGAACGGTGAGGAACTCTGGGAAACGACGATGGACCCGGAGCGGCGAAGCATGCTCAAGGTGGTGATCTCCGACGAGCCGGACGACCCGGAGCAGTTGGCCCTGGACGCCCGTGAGGCCGACCGCATGTTTTCAATCCTGATGGGGGACAACGTCGAGCTCCGACGCCAGTACATCGAAGCAAACGCCGCACACGTGAAGAACCTGGATATCTAG
- a CDS encoding pitrilysin family protein, with product MGASPGRWAYREGRLDNGLRVLTLEDHRSPLVCVQVWFHVGSKDEDPQRQGFAHMFEHMMFRGTDRIGPQDHFRYLNRFGARVNGYTSFDETVYWEVLPASQLDLALWLEAERMGRLKINEEYFAAERNVVKEERRMRYLNRPYGRLYETLFDAAFKVHPYRWTPIGNIPHLNAATAEELQAFFEKFYVPNNATLVVVGDVQHDDVMAKATRFFGTISRRPDPVRVGVVEPPVTEPRRVEIADRAPSPRVVIAYHTPGARDPDSLALEVLSKILSSGQSSRLFRQLVQERQIAVSVFGSAYTLEQAGLFALSAILKPEVSIEEGEQALLEEIRRLLEQGIEPAELEKARNQTLAEYVQRGETVQGRADLLGYAAVILGDPERVNTDLERTRALSAEQVMAVARRVFGEQGRVTVVIRPDPNPPADDEEDTKAPEEKPIPDLPPPPEMPQGDSPRPVKLASPVMRQLENGLRVAVFSDHSVPAVTVALNVLVGAASDPPEAAGLAYVTANTLRRGTARHSGDELAEIIDSHGMTLSESVDHYESGIRMWTLSEHVQLACRTLAEIVREPSFPQREVKNFVERAVARERIEEENPATIAGRTLDEAIFGDNPLARPEGGTSTSLKGITRDQVTAFHRQCYAPNVATLVFAGDVTAEQATAMAEECFGGWGGRATFGDPPAPPPRGDLKVLLVDRPSASQSEIRIGQVVPVSRRDGDYAAVRLLSMVFGESFSARIGRVLRIEKGLTYGARGSFEVEGNAAAFRVSTFTRTEKTADAVQAALAEVDKLLTGDVSREELALARDQLIGGFQVGLETPWQTASRWWDLKVWGLPEGWYEDYQAAIVRVNDPAVLRQAAARTIEPRKLTIVVVGNGEGVREGLSRIAPVESAPAP from the coding sequence ATGGGAGCATCACCGGGCCGCTGGGCCTACCGAGAAGGCCGGTTAGATAATGGTTTGCGCGTCCTGACGCTCGAGGACCATCGTTCGCCGCTGGTTTGCGTCCAGGTTTGGTTTCACGTGGGCAGCAAGGATGAAGACCCGCAGCGGCAGGGGTTCGCCCACATGTTCGAGCACATGATGTTCCGGGGCACGGACCGCATCGGCCCGCAGGACCATTTTCGGTATCTAAATCGCTTCGGGGCCCGCGTGAACGGATACACCAGCTTCGACGAGACGGTGTACTGGGAGGTCCTGCCGGCGTCGCAGTTGGATCTTGCCCTCTGGCTGGAGGCCGAGCGCATGGGCCGGCTGAAGATCAACGAAGAATACTTCGCGGCCGAGCGAAACGTCGTGAAGGAAGAGCGGCGGATGCGTTACCTCAACCGGCCGTATGGCCGATTGTATGAGACGCTGTTCGACGCGGCTTTCAAGGTGCATCCCTACCGCTGGACGCCGATCGGCAACATCCCGCATCTCAACGCCGCGACGGCGGAGGAGCTCCAGGCGTTCTTCGAGAAGTTCTACGTACCTAACAATGCGACCCTGGTCGTGGTCGGCGACGTTCAGCATGACGACGTCATGGCCAAGGCGACCCGGTTCTTCGGAACCATCTCAAGGCGGCCGGACCCGGTGCGGGTCGGCGTCGTCGAGCCTCCGGTCACCGAACCGCGTCGGGTGGAAATCGCGGATCGGGCACCGTCGCCGCGCGTCGTCATTGCTTATCATACGCCGGGCGCCCGCGACCCGGACAGCTTGGCCCTTGAGGTTCTGTCGAAAATCCTCTCCTCCGGTCAGAGCAGCCGCCTGTTCCGGCAGCTCGTCCAGGAGAGGCAGATCGCCGTGAGCGTGTTTGGATCGGCGTACACGCTAGAGCAGGCGGGCTTGTTTGCTCTATCGGCGATACTGAAGCCGGAGGTCTCGATCGAGGAGGGCGAACAGGCTCTGCTGGAAGAGATCCGGCGTCTGCTTGAGCAGGGTATTGAACCGGCCGAGCTGGAAAAAGCCCGCAATCAGACACTGGCGGAGTACGTACAGCGGGGCGAGACGGTGCAGGGGCGGGCGGATCTGCTCGGCTATGCGGCGGTGATCCTGGGTGACCCGGAGCGGGTGAACACCGATCTGGAGCGGACCCGGGCCCTGAGCGCCGAGCAGGTCATGGCCGTGGCTCGGCGAGTGTTCGGCGAGCAAGGTCGCGTGACCGTCGTGATACGCCCCGACCCCAATCCGCCGGCGGACGACGAAGAAGACACCAAGGCGCCTGAGGAAAAGCCGATTCCGGACCTGCCGCCGCCACCGGAGATGCCTCAGGGCGACTCGCCGCGGCCGGTCAAACTGGCGTCACCGGTTATGAGGCAGCTTGAGAACGGCTTGCGTGTGGCGGTGTTTTCGGATCACTCGGTGCCCGCGGTGACGGTGGCACTGAACGTGCTTGTGGGGGCCGCAAGTGATCCGCCGGAAGCGGCGGGCTTGGCCTACGTCACGGCGAACACTCTCCGTCGCGGGACAGCCCGGCATAGCGGCGACGAGCTTGCGGAAATCATTGACTCCCACGGCATGACCCTGAGCGAGTCGGTCGATCATTATGAGAGCGGGATACGGATGTGGACGCTCTCCGAGCATGTCCAACTGGCGTGCCGGACCCTTGCCGAGATCGTACGAGAGCCGTCATTCCCCCAGCGCGAGGTGAAGAACTTCGTCGAGCGGGCGGTTGCCCGAGAGAGGATCGAGGAGGAGAACCCCGCTACGATCGCCGGTCGGACCCTTGATGAAGCGATATTCGGCGACAACCCGCTCGCTCGACCGGAGGGCGGCACCTCGACGTCATTGAAAGGGATCACGCGGGACCAGGTTACTGCGTTTCACCGGCAGTGTTACGCCCCAAACGTCGCAACGCTGGTGTTTGCCGGGGATGTCACGGCGGAGCAGGCGACCGCAATGGCGGAGGAATGCTTCGGCGGGTGGGGTGGTCGGGCGACCTTCGGGGACCCGCCGGCACCGCCGCCGCGAGGCGATCTCAAGGTGCTGTTAGTGGATCGCCCGTCAGCCTCGCAGAGCGAGATCCGGATCGGACAGGTGGTGCCGGTATCACGACGTGATGGGGACTACGCGGCCGTGCGGCTGCTGAGCATGGTTTTCGGCGAGTCGTTCAGCGCCCGCATCGGGCGCGTGCTGCGCATTGAAAAGGGCCTGACCTACGGGGCCCGCGGCTCTTTCGAGGTCGAGGGCAACGCAGCGGCGTTTCGCGTCAGCACGTTCACCCGAACGGAAAAGACTGCCGATGCGGTCCAGGCGGCCCTTGCCGAGGTGGACAAGCTTCTCACCGGTGACGTCAGCCGCGAGGAGCTGGCCCTGGCGCGGGATCAGTTAATCGGCGGGTTTCAGGTTGGCTTGGAGACCCCGTGGCAAACAGCCAGCAGATGGTGGGACCTCAAAGTCTGGGGCCTGCCGGAGGGCTGGTATGAGGACTACCAGGCGGCGATCGTCAGGGTGAACGATCCGGCGGTCTTGCGCCAGGCGGCCGCGCGGACCATCGAGCCGAGGAAGCTGACCATCGTGGTGGTGGGCAACGGGGAGGGGGTCCGCGAGGGGCTTTCTCGCATCGCGCCGGTAGAATCGGCCCCTGCTCCATGA